A single window of Dermacentor albipictus isolate Rhodes 1998 colony chromosome 1, USDA_Dalb.pri_finalv2, whole genome shotgun sequence DNA harbors:
- the LOC135901224 gene encoding uncharacterized protein isoform X2 — MCAQYWQLLANILTQGIFLASLPPPFSQWKFANHLRTLISLGQVARSGICGGVQEFCDVDQSDALHRFVTTHAEAPRYTQTCKLKVQPTGQYPHLLLKLQGHKRIHMCSVLCTGRKLLAHSRNCKLWLFYVQAHHTHQYPRPLLELQGHTRNHMCLVVYASLLRHMLKLPASQSCNLLIHRTGRYPHIQLELQGHKQIHKCLVLQTCSTLTKSLRQTDKLYIR; from the exons ATGTGCGCGCAATATTGGCAGCTGCTGGCGAACATATTAACGCAAGGAATCTTCCTGGCGTCGCTGCCACCTCCTTTCAGCCAGTGGAAGTTCGCGAACCACCTCCGAACCTTAATTTCGCTCGGCCAAGTTGCGAGGAGCGGCATTTGTGGCGGTGTGCAGGAATTTTGCGATGTGGACCAGTCTG ATGCTTTGCACAGGTTTGTAACTACTCACGCTGAAGCTCCAAGGTATACACAGACTTGCAAACTCAAG GTTCAGCCTACAGGCCAGTATCCACATCTCTTGCTGAAGCTACAAGGTCACAAACGAATACACATGTGCTCG GTGCTTTGCACAGGTCGGAAGCTGCTGGCTCATTCACGGAATTGCAAACTCTGG CTGTTTTATGTTCAGGCTCATCATACACACCAGTATCCACGCCCCTTGCTGGAGCTACAAGGCCACACACGGAACCACATGTGCTTG GTGGTTTATGCAAGCCTGCTTCGACACATGCTGAAGTTGCCAGCTTCACAGAGTTGCAACCTCTTG ATTCATCGTACAGGCCGGTATCCACATATTCAACTGGAGCTACAAGGTCACAAGCAGATCCACAAGTGCTTG GTGCTACAGACGTGCTCGACTTTGACAAAAAGcttgagacagacagacaagctcTACATCAGATG A
- the LOC135901224 gene encoding uncharacterized protein isoform X6 — translation MCAQYWQLLANILTQGIFLASLPPPFSQWKFANHLRTLISLGQVARSGICGGVQEFCDVDQSDALHRFVTTHAEAPRYTQTCKLKVQPTGQYPHLLLKLQGHKRIHMCSVLCTGRKLLAHSRNCKLWVVYASLLRHMLKLPASQSCNLLIHRTGRYPHIQLELQGHKQIHKCLVLQTCSTLTKSLRQTDKLYIRWHID, via the exons ATGTGCGCGCAATATTGGCAGCTGCTGGCGAACATATTAACGCAAGGAATCTTCCTGGCGTCGCTGCCACCTCCTTTCAGCCAGTGGAAGTTCGCGAACCACCTCCGAACCTTAATTTCGCTCGGCCAAGTTGCGAGGAGCGGCATTTGTGGCGGTGTGCAGGAATTTTGCGATGTGGACCAGTCTG ATGCTTTGCACAGGTTTGTAACTACTCACGCTGAAGCTCCAAGGTATACACAGACTTGCAAACTCAAG GTTCAGCCTACAGGCCAGTATCCACATCTCTTGCTGAAGCTACAAGGTCACAAACGAATACACATGTGCTCG GTGCTTTGCACAGGTCGGAAGCTGCTGGCTCATTCACGGAATTGCAAACTCTGG GTGGTTTATGCAAGCCTGCTTCGACACATGCTGAAGTTGCCAGCTTCACAGAGTTGCAACCTCTTG ATTCATCGTACAGGCCGGTATCCACATATTCAACTGGAGCTACAAGGTCACAAGCAGATCCACAAGTGCTTG GTGCTACAGACGTGCTCGACTTTGACAAAAAGcttgagacagacagacaagctcTACATCAGATG GCACATTGACTAA
- the LOC135901224 gene encoding uncharacterized protein isoform X8: MCAQYWQLLANILTQGIFLASLPPPFSQWKFANHLRTLISLGQVARSGICGGVQEFCDVDQSDALHRFVTTHAEAPRYTQTCKLKVQPTGQYPHLLLKLQGHKRIHMCSVLCTGRKLLAHSRNCKLWVVYASLLRHMLKLPASQSCNLLVLQTCSTLTKSLRQTDKLYIRWHID, from the exons ATGTGCGCGCAATATTGGCAGCTGCTGGCGAACATATTAACGCAAGGAATCTTCCTGGCGTCGCTGCCACCTCCTTTCAGCCAGTGGAAGTTCGCGAACCACCTCCGAACCTTAATTTCGCTCGGCCAAGTTGCGAGGAGCGGCATTTGTGGCGGTGTGCAGGAATTTTGCGATGTGGACCAGTCTG ATGCTTTGCACAGGTTTGTAACTACTCACGCTGAAGCTCCAAGGTATACACAGACTTGCAAACTCAAG GTTCAGCCTACAGGCCAGTATCCACATCTCTTGCTGAAGCTACAAGGTCACAAACGAATACACATGTGCTCG GTGCTTTGCACAGGTCGGAAGCTGCTGGCTCATTCACGGAATTGCAAACTCTGG GTGGTTTATGCAAGCCTGCTTCGACACATGCTGAAGTTGCCAGCTTCACAGAGTTGCAACCTCTTG GTGCTACAGACGTGCTCGACTTTGACAAAAAGcttgagacagacagacaagctcTACATCAGATG GCACATTGACTAA
- the LOC135901224 gene encoding uncharacterized protein isoform X5 produces the protein MCAQYWQLLANILTQGIFLASLPPPFSQWKFANHLRTLISLGQVARSGICGGVQEFCDVDQSDALHRFVTTHAEAPRYTQTCKLKVQPTGQYPHLLLKLQGHKRIHMCSVLCTGRKLLAHSRNCKLWLFYVQAHHTHQYPRPLLELQGHTRNHMCLVVYASLLRHMLKLPASQSCNLLVLQTCSTLTKSLRQTDKLYIR, from the exons ATGTGCGCGCAATATTGGCAGCTGCTGGCGAACATATTAACGCAAGGAATCTTCCTGGCGTCGCTGCCACCTCCTTTCAGCCAGTGGAAGTTCGCGAACCACCTCCGAACCTTAATTTCGCTCGGCCAAGTTGCGAGGAGCGGCATTTGTGGCGGTGTGCAGGAATTTTGCGATGTGGACCAGTCTG ATGCTTTGCACAGGTTTGTAACTACTCACGCTGAAGCTCCAAGGTATACACAGACTTGCAAACTCAAG GTTCAGCCTACAGGCCAGTATCCACATCTCTTGCTGAAGCTACAAGGTCACAAACGAATACACATGTGCTCG GTGCTTTGCACAGGTCGGAAGCTGCTGGCTCATTCACGGAATTGCAAACTCTGG CTGTTTTATGTTCAGGCTCATCATACACACCAGTATCCACGCCCCTTGCTGGAGCTACAAGGCCACACACGGAACCACATGTGCTTG GTGGTTTATGCAAGCCTGCTTCGACACATGCTGAAGTTGCCAGCTTCACAGAGTTGCAACCTCTTG GTGCTACAGACGTGCTCGACTTTGACAAAAAGcttgagacagacagacaagctcTACATCAGATG A
- the LOC135901224 gene encoding uncharacterized protein isoform X7: MLGLTVGGKRAMENEYEYALHRFVTTHAEAPRYTQTCKLKVQPTGQYPHLLLKLQGHKRIHMCSVLCTGRKLLAHSRNCKLWLFYVQAHHTHQYPRPLLELQGHTRNHMCLVVYASLLRHMLKLPASQSCNLLIHRTGRYPHIQLELQGHKQIHKCLVLQTCSTLTKSLRQTDKLYIRWHID, translated from the exons ATGTTAG GGCTTACGGTTGGCGGGAAGCGCGCCATGGAAAACGAATACGAAT ATGCTTTGCACAGGTTTGTAACTACTCACGCTGAAGCTCCAAGGTATACACAGACTTGCAAACTCAAG GTTCAGCCTACAGGCCAGTATCCACATCTCTTGCTGAAGCTACAAGGTCACAAACGAATACACATGTGCTCG GTGCTTTGCACAGGTCGGAAGCTGCTGGCTCATTCACGGAATTGCAAACTCTGG CTGTTTTATGTTCAGGCTCATCATACACACCAGTATCCACGCCCCTTGCTGGAGCTACAAGGCCACACACGGAACCACATGTGCTTG GTGGTTTATGCAAGCCTGCTTCGACACATGCTGAAGTTGCCAGCTTCACAGAGTTGCAACCTCTTG ATTCATCGTACAGGCCGGTATCCACATATTCAACTGGAGCTACAAGGTCACAAGCAGATCCACAAGTGCTTG GTGCTACAGACGTGCTCGACTTTGACAAAAAGcttgagacagacagacaagctcTACATCAGATG GCACATTGACTAA
- the LOC135901224 gene encoding uncharacterized protein isoform X4 → MCAQYWQLLANILTQGIFLASLPPPFSQWKFANHLRTLISLGQVARSGICGGVQEFCDVDQSDALHRFVTTHAEAPRYTQTCKLKVQPTGQYPHLLLKLQGHKRIHMCSVLCTGRKLLAHSRNCKLWLFYVQAHHTHQYPRPLLELQGHTRNHMCLVVYASLLRHMLKLPASQSCNLLVLQTCSTLTKSLRQTDKLYIRWHID, encoded by the exons ATGTGCGCGCAATATTGGCAGCTGCTGGCGAACATATTAACGCAAGGAATCTTCCTGGCGTCGCTGCCACCTCCTTTCAGCCAGTGGAAGTTCGCGAACCACCTCCGAACCTTAATTTCGCTCGGCCAAGTTGCGAGGAGCGGCATTTGTGGCGGTGTGCAGGAATTTTGCGATGTGGACCAGTCTG ATGCTTTGCACAGGTTTGTAACTACTCACGCTGAAGCTCCAAGGTATACACAGACTTGCAAACTCAAG GTTCAGCCTACAGGCCAGTATCCACATCTCTTGCTGAAGCTACAAGGTCACAAACGAATACACATGTGCTCG GTGCTTTGCACAGGTCGGAAGCTGCTGGCTCATTCACGGAATTGCAAACTCTGG CTGTTTTATGTTCAGGCTCATCATACACACCAGTATCCACGCCCCTTGCTGGAGCTACAAGGCCACACACGGAACCACATGTGCTTG GTGGTTTATGCAAGCCTGCTTCGACACATGCTGAAGTTGCCAGCTTCACAGAGTTGCAACCTCTTG GTGCTACAGACGTGCTCGACTTTGACAAAAAGcttgagacagacagacaagctcTACATCAGATG GCACATTGACTAA
- the LOC135901224 gene encoding uncharacterized protein isoform X10, whose product MLDALHRFVTTHAEAPRYTQTCKLKVQPTGQYPHLLLKLQGHKRIHMCSVLCTGRKLLAHSRNCKLWLFYVQAHHTHQYPRPLLELQGHTRNHMCLVVYASLLRHMLKLPASQSCNLLIHRTGRYPHIQLELQGHKQIHKCLVLQTCSTLTKSLRQTDKLYIRWHID is encoded by the exons ATGTTAG ATGCTTTGCACAGGTTTGTAACTACTCACGCTGAAGCTCCAAGGTATACACAGACTTGCAAACTCAAG GTTCAGCCTACAGGCCAGTATCCACATCTCTTGCTGAAGCTACAAGGTCACAAACGAATACACATGTGCTCG GTGCTTTGCACAGGTCGGAAGCTGCTGGCTCATTCACGGAATTGCAAACTCTGG CTGTTTTATGTTCAGGCTCATCATACACACCAGTATCCACGCCCCTTGCTGGAGCTACAAGGCCACACACGGAACCACATGTGCTTG GTGGTTTATGCAAGCCTGCTTCGACACATGCTGAAGTTGCCAGCTTCACAGAGTTGCAACCTCTTG ATTCATCGTACAGGCCGGTATCCACATATTCAACTGGAGCTACAAGGTCACAAGCAGATCCACAAGTGCTTG GTGCTACAGACGTGCTCGACTTTGACAAAAAGcttgagacagacagacaagctcTACATCAGATG GCACATTGACTAA
- the LOC135901224 gene encoding uncharacterized protein isoform X9, with translation MENEYEYALHRFVTTHAEAPRYTQTCKLKVQPTGQYPHLLLKLQGHKRIHMCSVLCTGRKLLAHSRNCKLWLFYVQAHHTHQYPRPLLELQGHTRNHMCLVVYASLLRHMLKLPASQSCNLLIHRTGRYPHIQLELQGHKQIHKCLVLQTCSTLTKSLRQTDKLYIRWHID, from the exons ATGGAAAACGAATACGAAT ATGCTTTGCACAGGTTTGTAACTACTCACGCTGAAGCTCCAAGGTATACACAGACTTGCAAACTCAAG GTTCAGCCTACAGGCCAGTATCCACATCTCTTGCTGAAGCTACAAGGTCACAAACGAATACACATGTGCTCG GTGCTTTGCACAGGTCGGAAGCTGCTGGCTCATTCACGGAATTGCAAACTCTGG CTGTTTTATGTTCAGGCTCATCATACACACCAGTATCCACGCCCCTTGCTGGAGCTACAAGGCCACACACGGAACCACATGTGCTTG GTGGTTTATGCAAGCCTGCTTCGACACATGCTGAAGTTGCCAGCTTCACAGAGTTGCAACCTCTTG ATTCATCGTACAGGCCGGTATCCACATATTCAACTGGAGCTACAAGGTCACAAGCAGATCCACAAGTGCTTG GTGCTACAGACGTGCTCGACTTTGACAAAAAGcttgagacagacagacaagctcTACATCAGATG GCACATTGACTAA
- the LOC135901224 gene encoding uncharacterized protein isoform X1, giving the protein MCAQYWQLLANILTQGIFLASLPPPFSQWKFANHLRTLISLGQVARSGICGGVQEFCDVDQSDALHRFVTTHAEAPRYTQTCKLKVQPTGQYPHLLLKLQGHKRIHMCSVLCTGRKLLAHSRNCKLWLFYVQAHHTHQYPRPLLELQGHTRNHMCLVVYASLLRHMLKLPASQSCNLLIHRTGRYPHIQLELQGHKQIHKCLVLQTCSTLTKSLRQTDKLYIRWHID; this is encoded by the exons ATGTGCGCGCAATATTGGCAGCTGCTGGCGAACATATTAACGCAAGGAATCTTCCTGGCGTCGCTGCCACCTCCTTTCAGCCAGTGGAAGTTCGCGAACCACCTCCGAACCTTAATTTCGCTCGGCCAAGTTGCGAGGAGCGGCATTTGTGGCGGTGTGCAGGAATTTTGCGATGTGGACCAGTCTG ATGCTTTGCACAGGTTTGTAACTACTCACGCTGAAGCTCCAAGGTATACACAGACTTGCAAACTCAAG GTTCAGCCTACAGGCCAGTATCCACATCTCTTGCTGAAGCTACAAGGTCACAAACGAATACACATGTGCTCG GTGCTTTGCACAGGTCGGAAGCTGCTGGCTCATTCACGGAATTGCAAACTCTGG CTGTTTTATGTTCAGGCTCATCATACACACCAGTATCCACGCCCCTTGCTGGAGCTACAAGGCCACACACGGAACCACATGTGCTTG GTGGTTTATGCAAGCCTGCTTCGACACATGCTGAAGTTGCCAGCTTCACAGAGTTGCAACCTCTTG ATTCATCGTACAGGCCGGTATCCACATATTCAACTGGAGCTACAAGGTCACAAGCAGATCCACAAGTGCTTG GTGCTACAGACGTGCTCGACTTTGACAAAAAGcttgagacagacagacaagctcTACATCAGATG GCACATTGACTAA
- the LOC135901224 gene encoding uncharacterized protein isoform X3, producing the protein MCAQYWQLLANILTQGIFLASLPPPFSQWKFANHLRTLISLGQVARSGICGDALHRFVTTHAEAPRYTQTCKLKVQPTGQYPHLLLKLQGHKRIHMCSVLCTGRKLLAHSRNCKLWLFYVQAHHTHQYPRPLLELQGHTRNHMCLVVYASLLRHMLKLPASQSCNLLIHRTGRYPHIQLELQGHKQIHKCLVLQTCSTLTKSLRQTDKLYIRWHID; encoded by the exons ATGTGCGCGCAATATTGGCAGCTGCTGGCGAACATATTAACGCAAGGAATCTTCCTGGCGTCGCTGCCACCTCCTTTCAGCCAGTGGAAGTTCGCGAACCACCTCCGAACCTTAATTTCGCTCGGCCAAGTTGCGAGGAGCGGCATTTGTGGCG ATGCTTTGCACAGGTTTGTAACTACTCACGCTGAAGCTCCAAGGTATACACAGACTTGCAAACTCAAG GTTCAGCCTACAGGCCAGTATCCACATCTCTTGCTGAAGCTACAAGGTCACAAACGAATACACATGTGCTCG GTGCTTTGCACAGGTCGGAAGCTGCTGGCTCATTCACGGAATTGCAAACTCTGG CTGTTTTATGTTCAGGCTCATCATACACACCAGTATCCACGCCCCTTGCTGGAGCTACAAGGCCACACACGGAACCACATGTGCTTG GTGGTTTATGCAAGCCTGCTTCGACACATGCTGAAGTTGCCAGCTTCACAGAGTTGCAACCTCTTG ATTCATCGTACAGGCCGGTATCCACATATTCAACTGGAGCTACAAGGTCACAAGCAGATCCACAAGTGCTTG GTGCTACAGACGTGCTCGACTTTGACAAAAAGcttgagacagacagacaagctcTACATCAGATG GCACATTGACTAA